From a region of the Fischerella sp. JS2 genome:
- the purM gene encoding phosphoribosylformylglycinamidine cyclo-ligase yields the protein MDYKDAGVDVEAGRAFVTQIRNLVHSTFRPEVLGGLGGFSGYFQLPTGLQEPVLVSGTDGVGTKLKIAQTLNIHDTVGVDLVAMCVNDVLTSGAEPLFFLDYLATGKLEKEQLTQVVAGIASGCKQAGCALLGGETAEMPGFYQAGEYDLAGFCVGVVEKSQLLDGSQVQLGDVAIALASAGVHSNGYSLVRKIISDHGLAWAQRPELLGGKTLGEIFLTPTRIYVKPVLAARQAGLEIHGMAHITGGGLPENLPRCLGQGQAIKINLNSWPIPSVFQWLAETGSVSSQAMYNTFNMGIGFVLLVPPQQAQQVMHHFESQNIATYTIGEVITGSGELLGLPE from the coding sequence ATGGATTATAAGGACGCAGGAGTTGATGTTGAGGCTGGTCGAGCTTTTGTAACTCAGATTCGGAATTTGGTTCATAGCACTTTTAGACCAGAAGTGTTGGGTGGATTGGGAGGCTTTAGTGGCTACTTTCAATTACCAACTGGTTTGCAGGAACCAGTTTTAGTTTCTGGTACTGATGGTGTAGGTACAAAGCTCAAAATCGCTCAGACTCTCAACATTCACGACACCGTTGGGGTTGATTTGGTGGCAATGTGCGTTAATGATGTTTTGACATCTGGTGCAGAACCACTCTTTTTTTTGGATTATCTGGCAACTGGTAAGTTAGAGAAAGAGCAGTTAACCCAAGTCGTGGCGGGTATAGCTTCTGGTTGTAAACAAGCTGGTTGTGCTTTATTAGGAGGAGAAACAGCAGAAATGCCTGGTTTCTACCAAGCAGGTGAATATGACTTAGCTGGTTTCTGTGTGGGAGTTGTAGAAAAAAGCCAACTACTTGATGGTTCGCAAGTACAACTAGGAGATGTGGCGATCGCACTCGCTAGTGCAGGTGTTCATAGTAATGGCTATAGTTTAGTTAGGAAGATTATCTCTGACCACGGCTTGGCTTGGGCTCAGCGCCCGGAACTCCTTGGGGGCAAAACTTTAGGAGAAATTTTCCTTACACCTACCCGTATTTATGTCAAACCTGTTCTCGCTGCGCGCCAAGCGGGTTTAGAAATTCACGGTATGGCTCATATTACTGGTGGCGGTTTACCAGAAAATTTACCCAGATGCTTAGGACAAGGACAAGCAATTAAAATTAACCTTAACAGTTGGCCTATTCCATCTGTATTTCAATGGTTGGCTGAAACTGGTTCAGTCAGTTCTCAAGCAATGTATAACACTTTTAACATGGGCATAGGTTTTGTCTTACTTGTACCTCCGCAACAAGCTCAACAAGTAATGCATCACTTTGAGTCACAAAATATTGCAACCTATACAATTGGTGAAGTAATTACTGGTTCAGGCGAATTATTAGGTTTGCCAGAGTAA
- a CDS encoding PHP domain-containing protein, translating to MTVNFVRTAFASRELLEEVFQNINAQSCPKCFNFHMHTVYSDGKLQPSGLMEQAIAIGLEGLAITDHHSISGYQVAKQWLEDWQWNNPGARIPYLWSGVEINANLLGVEVHILAYAFDTTHPSIKPYIQRRITTGEEYQAANVIAAIHQAGGLAVLAHPARYRKSHLELIPAAAELGINGVETFYAYNNPKPWQPSMTESQQVQQLAAEYGLYNTCGTDTHGLSILQRL from the coding sequence ATGACTGTCAATTTTGTTCGGACTGCTTTTGCCTCTAGAGAATTATTAGAAGAAGTATTTCAAAACATCAATGCTCAAAGTTGTCCGAAGTGCTTCAACTTTCACATGCACACCGTCTACTCAGATGGTAAATTGCAGCCTAGTGGGTTAATGGAACAGGCGATCGCGATTGGCTTAGAAGGGCTAGCCATTACCGATCATCATAGTATATCTGGCTACCAAGTAGCAAAACAGTGGTTGGAAGATTGGCAATGGAATAACCCAGGTGCACGTATTCCCTACCTGTGGAGTGGTGTAGAAATTAATGCTAACTTACTGGGTGTAGAAGTTCATATTTTGGCTTATGCCTTCGATACTACACATCCAAGTATTAAGCCATACATCCAAAGAAGAATTACCACAGGCGAAGAATATCAAGCAGCTAACGTCATTGCTGCTATTCACCAAGCAGGTGGATTAGCGGTACTTGCTCATCCAGCACGTTATAGAAAATCACACTTAGAATTGATTCCTGCTGCTGCTGAACTAGGTATTAATGGTGTAGAGACTTTCTACGCCTACAATAACCCAAAACCTTGGCAACCTAGTATGACAGAATCACAACAAGTCCAACAGTTAGCTGCTGAATACGGACTTTATAACACCTGTGGTACTGATACTCATGGTTTAAGTATATTACAGCGACTGTAA